Proteins encoded together in one Nostoc sp. PCC 7524 window:
- a CDS encoding Uma2 family endonuclease, giving the protein MSDTILATPEIQLPPTQTELPYDDGIPMESSRHKAQMDLLIDALIPWLELREDGFVGGNMFVYYSLAQVRNKDFKGPDFFAVLGVPKGERRSWVVWEEGKAPDVVIELLSDSTASADNNEKKLIYQNQMRVSEYFWYDPFNPDDLAGFALQEGLYVPITANTQNQLVSKSLRLALQLWQGNYQGTDATWLRWATLTGELLPTPEEKERQRANKAELQLLQTARNLLESGMTVEQVANLTGLSASEIETTSG; this is encoded by the coding sequence ATGTCAGACACAATCCTAGCTACACCAGAAATTCAACTTCCACCAACCCAGACAGAGTTACCCTACGATGATGGCATCCCAATGGAAAGCTCACGGCATAAAGCCCAAATGGATTTGCTCATTGATGCTTTAATCCCTTGGTTAGAACTACGAGAGGATGGGTTTGTCGGTGGTAATATGTTTGTTTACTACAGTCTGGCGCAAGTGCGAAACAAAGACTTTAAAGGGCCAGACTTTTTTGCAGTGTTGGGAGTTCCTAAAGGAGAACGACGTAGTTGGGTGGTGTGGGAAGAGGGGAAAGCACCGGATGTAGTGATTGAGTTACTTTCTGACAGCACAGCCTCAGCAGACAACAATGAGAAAAAGCTAATCTATCAAAATCAAATGCGTGTATCGGAATATTTCTGGTATGACCCTTTTAATCCTGATGATTTAGCTGGGTTTGCTCTCCAAGAAGGCCTTTATGTCCCCATCACAGCAAATACTCAAAATCAATTGGTTAGTAAATCTTTAAGGTTAGCATTGCAGCTATGGCAAGGAAATTATCAAGGTACTGACGCAACTTGGTTACGCTGGGCAACTTTGACTGGAGAATTACTGCCAACTCCTGAAGAAAAAGAACGTCAACGCGCAAACAAAGCAGAATTACAGTTACTACAAACTGCACGTAATTTACTTGAATCCGGGATGACAGTCGAACAGGTAGCTAATTTAACAGGTTTGTCTGCCTCGGAAATAGAAACAACATCAGGGTGA
- a CDS encoding peptidoglycan recognition protein family protein, with product MKFRTWASRVSIIFFMLSALVFALSVGKVTQLPDNTTTSSNQEIATWNQYPPMQVQAVQAQVEQKQDLLTSPTKTNNSSGRYITTEAFNRYRPRYEIAAVHPSNYGDRYIQDANGVILNNQPIIVIHETANSAASAVNFFQTPHEDENVQASYHAIIKLDGTVIYLVPPDKRAFGAANSVFDGADGPETVKTNPNLPPSVNNFAYHVSLETPPDGRGNNYITSHSGYTEVQYQSLAWLIAQSQVPEDRITTHKAVDRSGQRADPFSFDSDRLFGLLNTYRQISPVYRAGNS from the coding sequence ATGAAATTTAGAACCTGGGCGAGCAGAGTATCAATCATTTTTTTCATGTTATCTGCTTTAGTTTTTGCACTCAGCGTGGGGAAAGTTACACAATTACCAGATAATACAACCACATCATCAAATCAAGAGATTGCCACCTGGAATCAATATCCACCAATGCAAGTTCAAGCAGTTCAAGCCCAAGTTGAGCAAAAACAAGATTTACTCACATCTCCAACTAAAACGAACAATAGCTCTGGCAGATACATAACCACTGAAGCTTTTAACAGATATAGACCTAGATACGAAATTGCTGCTGTACACCCCAGCAACTACGGTGACAGATATATTCAAGATGCTAACGGTGTAATTTTAAATAATCAACCAATTATTGTTATTCACGAAACCGCTAATTCAGCTGCTAGTGCAGTTAATTTTTTTCAGACACCTCATGAAGATGAAAATGTGCAAGCAAGTTATCACGCCATTATTAAGTTAGACGGGACTGTAATTTATCTTGTCCCTCCAGATAAGCGGGCGTTTGGCGCAGCTAACTCTGTATTTGATGGTGCAGATGGCCCCGAAACTGTCAAAACTAACCCGAATTTACCACCATCTGTAAATAATTTTGCTTACCACGTTTCCCTAGAAACACCCCCAGATGGGCGTGGAAATAATTACATCACATCTCATAGTGGTTACACAGAGGTGCAGTATCAATCTTTGGCTTGGTTAATTGCCCAAAGCCAAGTACCAGAAGATCGTATTACCACGCACAAAGCCGTAGATCGTTCTGGACAAAGAGCTGACCCTTTCAGTTTTGATAGTGACAGATTATTCGGCTTGCTTAACACCTATCGCCAAATCAGTCCTGTGTATCGAGCTGGTAATTCTTAA
- a CDS encoding sensor histidine kinase, whose amino-acid sequence MQVLVVKDITQHQQAQEALRIQEKERRKQSQTLVQLATSKTFQQGNLNAVFQEITEATARTLFVKQVGVWFYNQERSALECIDLYDLSTQEHTYGQSLLQENYPSYFQVLAEERNIAVDDVINDYRTQELSTYYSAFGVVSLLNTPIWVEGCLVGILCYEHCGEVRHWTLEEENFVSSISDFLSLAIETRERKAIQSTLRKSEMQLQAILEHSAMGIGLLDMKAQIVDANPALCQMLGYSLEDLYGKYFTDYISQPTEDLNSYQQLTATICTGFQQTDENRYVATEIHFRHQDGSLIWTKLSVAMLSDVDDQPEFYLVIVEDITERKQTELKLRASQAAAEAGSRAKSEFLATMSHELRTPLNAVMGLSQLLQQEIVGALNEKQKEYISCIYSSGEHLLALINDILDLSKVEVGKEELFLMPILVPDLCNYVLSTVRDRAIAQGLKLTCEIDSAAAICTADERRIKQMLINLLNNAIKFTPEGEVSLSVKKVPKGMKFTISDTGIGIDPSQFQFLFEPFKQLDSKLNRQYEGTGLGLALTQKLARLHGGDVTVTSTLGVGSQFTLFLPDQDI is encoded by the coding sequence ATGCAGGTGCTAGTGGTTAAAGATATTACACAACACCAGCAAGCCCAAGAGGCTTTGCGAATTCAAGAAAAAGAGCGACGTAAACAAAGTCAGACCCTAGTGCAATTGGCAACAAGCAAGACATTTCAACAAGGTAATCTCAATGCTGTATTTCAAGAAATTACGGAGGCTACGGCTAGAACACTATTCGTGAAGCAAGTAGGCGTATGGTTCTACAATCAAGAACGCTCTGCACTTGAGTGTATCGATTTATATGATCTGAGTACACAAGAACATACTTATGGTCAATCTTTATTACAAGAGAATTACCCAAGTTATTTTCAAGTTTTAGCAGAGGAACGCAACATAGCAGTAGATGATGTGATCAATGACTACAGAACCCAAGAATTATCTACGTATTATTCTGCATTTGGCGTTGTATCGTTGCTCAATACACCAATTTGGGTAGAAGGTTGTTTAGTAGGAATCTTGTGTTATGAACATTGTGGTGAAGTGCGTCATTGGACTTTAGAAGAAGAAAATTTTGTCAGTTCAATTTCTGATTTTTTGTCCCTAGCCATAGAGACAAGAGAACGCAAAGCCATACAATCAACATTGCGAAAGAGTGAAATGCAATTGCAAGCCATTCTTGAGCATTCTGCAATGGGTATTGGGCTGTTAGATATGAAGGCACAGATAGTAGATGCAAATCCAGCCCTGTGTCAAATGTTGGGATACAGTCTAGAAGATTTATACGGTAAGTATTTTACAGATTATATTTCTCAGCCAACAGAAGATTTAAATAGTTATCAACAACTAACAGCGACAATTTGCACAGGTTTCCAGCAGACTGATGAAAACCGATATGTAGCCACCGAAATACATTTCCGTCATCAAGATGGTAGCTTAATTTGGACTAAACTTTCGGTTGCTATGTTGTCAGATGTTGATGATCAACCTGAGTTTTATTTGGTAATCGTTGAAGATATTACAGAACGCAAACAAACAGAGTTAAAACTGCGTGCTTCCCAAGCAGCAGCCGAAGCGGGAAGTAGAGCTAAAAGTGAATTTTTAGCAACCATGAGCCACGAACTGCGGACACCACTAAATGCCGTTATGGGTTTGTCACAGTTACTACAACAAGAAATAGTCGGCGCTCTCAATGAGAAACAAAAAGAATATATAAGTTGTATATATAGCAGTGGCGAACATTTACTGGCGCTGATTAACGATATCTTGGATTTATCTAAGGTAGAGGTTGGCAAGGAAGAATTATTTCTGATGCCTATCCTAGTGCCAGATTTGTGCAATTATGTTTTATCAACAGTGCGCGATCGCGCGATCGCTCAAGGCTTAAAACTCACCTGTGAAATTGATTCAGCAGCAGCTATTTGCACGGCAGATGAACGTCGCATCAAGCAAATGTTAATCAATTTGCTCAACAATGCTATTAAATTCACTCCAGAAGGTGAGGTATCTTTATCAGTCAAAAAAGTGCCAAAAGGCATGAAATTTACAATATCAGATACAGGGATTGGCATTGACCCAAGCCAGTTTCAATTTTTATTTGAACCATTTAAACAGCTAGATAGTAAATTAAATCGTCAGTATGAAGGAACTGGGTTAGGTTTAGCCTTAACACAGAAGTTAGCTAGGTTACATGGCGGTGATGTGACAGTCACATCAACGTTAGGGGTAGGCAGTCAATTCACGCTATTTTTACCAGATCAAGACATTTGA